In the genome of Candidatus Eisenbacteria bacterium, the window GGGACCGTAGAAGCGACGACGGGCTGCCTCTTGCTTCGGGAGTCTACTTCGTAAGAGGTGGCGTGGGAGGCCGTTACGTCAGTCATCGCATCGTACTGCTCAGGTGACTCCCGATGTCGAAAGGCACGAATCATACTCGGTCCAACACTTATAAGGCCCCCGGGCGCAAGTGAGAAGATATCCCTGAGCCGCCGTCTTTGAGAGAGGCGACGAGGATGTCCGGTCCATCTCGACGGTCTGTCTTCGCTTCGCGGAGATCGGGGACGTTCCGAACTTGCGGAACTTCACAACTAATCGTCTTATGCCTGAACATAGAGGATGGAAGGCGAATTATGGAGGTCGGTTCTCGACTCTATTCCAGCGGAGCTGGATCATGAAGAGAATTGGTGGAGAAACAAGTTCCGATCATTCGCAACGTCCCCAACCTTCGCAACCTTCGGAACGCCGAACCCTGCCGCACCGCCCCTGAGGCGCCCGTTCGCTGCGCGAAGCGGGCATCGTGGCGTCTTGACATCAAAGCGCTATAATGCCAGACTGGCCTTCGGAGGTGATCCCGATGAGCGAGTCCGCCAAGCGTTCCACGGTCTATTTCGAGCCGCATCTGCATCGCGCCCTACGAGTGAAGGCGGCCCACACCCAGCGGAGTCTTTCGGACCTCGTGAACGAAGCCGTCCGCGAGGCGCTTCGAGAGGACCAGGAGGATCTTGCCGCGTTCGAGGAGCGCGGCGACGAAGCGACGATTTCGTATGAGCAGTTGCTGAAAGAGCTTCGGGCTCATGGCAAGCTATAAGGTCGTCTTCAAGAAGTCGGCGGCGAAGGATCTGCGGGAGGTTCCGAAGCGGGACCTGGCTCGTATTCTCCGCAACTTTCGTGGCCTGGCGGAGGACCCTCGTCCCGCGGGGTGCGAGAAGCTGTCGGGACAAGAGAAGTATCGGTTTCGTCGGGGCCGATACCGCATCGTCTACGAGATCGGGGATGCGGAGCTTGTGGTCGTCGTGGTAAAGGTCGGGCACCGGAGAGACATATACCGGCGCAGCTGACAGGCCGTACCCGGACTCCACCCGCTGGCGGGAAGTTCACGCGTTGGGGAGGCGGGGTTGGACTTCAGCCGAATCT includes:
- a CDS encoding CopG family transcriptional regulator encodes the protein MSESAKRSTVYFEPHLHRALRVKAAHTQRSLSDLVNEAVREALREDQEDLAAFEERGDEATISYEQLLKELRAHGKL
- a CDS encoding type II toxin-antitoxin system RelE/ParE family toxin; this encodes MASYKVVFKKSAAKDLREVPKRDLARILRNFRGLAEDPRPAGCEKLSGQEKYRFRRGRYRIVYEIGDAELVVVVVKVGHRRDIYRRS